Proteins co-encoded in one uncultured Draconibacterium sp. genomic window:
- the sucD gene encoding succinate--CoA ligase subunit alpha, with protein sequence MSILINKDTKVIVQGITGRDGAFHTSKMKAYGTNVVGGTSPGKAGQEVEGVPVFNSVEDAVKATGANTSVIFVPAAFAADAIMEASYAGIELVVCITEHVPVQDMIKVTPVLKKHGTKLIGANCPGLITPDECLIGILPAMIFKKGNVGLISRSGTLTYEVVNMLTENDLGQTTCVGIGGDAVSGLYFIDLLEMYENDPATEAVVLIGEIGGDAEEQAARFIKEKMTKPVVAFIAGQSAPPGKRMGHAGAIISSGSGTAEEKIKAFKAADVPVAKEPREIPGLVKEKLGL encoded by the coding sequence ATGAGCATACTTATAAATAAAGATACAAAAGTAATAGTACAGGGAATTACCGGTCGCGACGGAGCTTTTCATACCTCAAAAATGAAAGCCTACGGAACCAATGTTGTTGGTGGAACTTCGCCCGGTAAAGCCGGTCAGGAAGTGGAAGGCGTACCGGTTTTTAACAGTGTTGAAGATGCTGTTAAAGCAACCGGTGCCAATACATCGGTAATATTTGTGCCGGCGGCTTTTGCTGCCGATGCCATTATGGAAGCCAGCTACGCAGGTATTGAATTGGTGGTTTGTATTACCGAACATGTTCCGGTTCAGGACATGATTAAGGTAACTCCGGTTTTAAAGAAACACGGTACAAAACTAATTGGTGCCAACTGTCCGGGATTAATTACTCCCGACGAGTGTTTAATCGGTATTCTTCCCGCAATGATATTCAAAAAAGGGAATGTTGGTTTGATCTCGCGTTCGGGAACATTAACTTACGAAGTGGTGAATATGTTGACCGAAAATGACCTGGGCCAAACTACCTGTGTGGGTATTGGTGGCGATGCCGTTTCTGGGTTGTACTTTATCGATTTGTTGGAGATGTACGAAAACGATCCGGCTACCGAAGCCGTTGTTTTAATTGGCGAAATTGGTGGTGATGCTGAAGAGCAGGCAGCCCGTTTTATTAAGGAGAAAATGACCAAGCCGGTAGTTGCATTTATTGCCGGGCAATCGGCACCTCCGGGAAAACGTATGGGACACGCCGGTGCTATTATTTCAAGTGGATCGGGAACTGCTGAAGAAAAGATAAAAGCTTTTAAAGCTGCAGATGTTCCGGTGGCAAAAGAGCCGCGCGAGATTCCAGGATTGGTGAAAGAAAAATTAGGATTGTAA
- the sucC gene encoding ADP-forming succinate--CoA ligase subunit beta produces MKIHEYQARNLFRKYGIPVPEGVVCHTVDEVKQNVSDKDKLRVVKAQVHVGGRGKAGGVKLANTKAEAVEKAEQILGMDIKGICVEKVLVADAVDIEKEFYVGLINDRNTKSVTLMASAEGGVEIEEVAKVSPEKIIKMPIDPSMGLMPWQARKIAIQLFADPKEIRQCANILVKLYQLYVDTDSSLAEINPLVLTPDKQVLAIDGKMNFDDNALYRQKEILSMREADKEELKEIEANAKGLSYIKLDGNIGCMVNGAGLAMATMDMIKLYGGEPANFLDIGGSSNPQKVVDAMNILLSDQNVKSVMINIFGGITRCDDVARGLVIALDQIKTDVPIVIRLSGTNAKEGLEIIKKTGLPVVETMREAAHTAIELSKK; encoded by the coding sequence ATGAAAATTCACGAATATCAAGCCCGAAATTTATTCAGGAAGTACGGGATTCCTGTGCCGGAAGGTGTTGTTTGCCACACGGTTGATGAAGTAAAACAAAATGTGTCGGACAAAGATAAACTGCGTGTTGTAAAAGCGCAGGTACATGTTGGCGGACGCGGAAAAGCCGGTGGTGTAAAATTGGCCAATACAAAAGCCGAGGCTGTTGAAAAAGCCGAACAGATTCTGGGCATGGACATTAAAGGTATCTGCGTTGAAAAAGTATTGGTTGCCGATGCCGTAGACATTGAAAAGGAATTTTACGTTGGTTTGATTAACGACCGGAACACCAAGTCGGTAACGCTTATGGCCAGTGCTGAAGGTGGTGTTGAAATTGAAGAAGTAGCAAAAGTTTCGCCGGAGAAAATCATTAAGATGCCTATCGATCCGTCGATGGGACTCATGCCCTGGCAGGCTCGTAAAATTGCCATTCAGTTATTTGCAGATCCAAAAGAAATCAGACAGTGTGCAAATATTTTGGTGAAACTTTACCAACTTTATGTTGATACCGATTCTTCGTTGGCTGAAATCAATCCGCTGGTTCTTACGCCCGATAAACAGGTTTTGGCTATTGATGGTAAAATGAATTTTGATGACAACGCTTTGTATCGTCAGAAAGAAATTCTGAGCATGCGGGAGGCTGATAAAGAAGAACTGAAAGAGATTGAGGCAAATGCAAAGGGGCTTTCGTACATTAAACTCGATGGGAATATCGGTTGTATGGTAAACGGTGCCGGGCTGGCAATGGCTACCATGGATATGATTAAACTGTATGGTGGCGAACCTGCCAATTTCCTTGATATTGGTGGTTCATCAAATCCGCAAAAAGTGGTAGATGCCATGAATATTTTGCTGAGCGACCAGAATGTGAAATCAGTAATGATTAACATTTTTGGCGGTATTACCCGTTGCGACGATGTAGCCCGCGGTTTGGTAATTGCACTCGATCAGATAAAAACTGATGTGCCTATTGTTATCCGTTTGTCGGGAACTAACGCCAAAGAAGGGTTGGAGATTATTAAGAAAACAGGATTGCCGGTTGTTGAAACCATGCGCGAAGCGGCTCATACAGCAATTGAGTTAAGTAAAAAGTAA
- a CDS encoding SIS domain-containing protein — MKEAIRQVIEHEAKAIQAIPVEDGMLNAIELIHRQVHKKNGKLVTSGMGKAGQIAANIATTFSSTGTPAVFLHPSESQHGDLGVLQQNDVLLVISNSGKTREIIELIELAENLYAGLPLIVISSNPEGVLAKTADAFIYTGNPQEVCPLGLSPTTSTTVMTVIGDALVVSLMNKIGFTNDDYAKRHHGGYLGSKSRLQAESEKKD; from the coding sequence ATGAAGGAAGCGATCAGACAAGTTATTGAACACGAAGCGAAGGCCATTCAGGCTATTCCGGTAGAAGACGGAATGCTTAATGCTATTGAATTGATACACCGCCAGGTACACAAAAAAAATGGCAAACTGGTTACCAGCGGAATGGGAAAAGCCGGGCAAATTGCAGCAAATATTGCAACCACATTTAGCTCAACCGGAACGCCTGCGGTTTTTCTTCACCCCAGTGAATCGCAACACGGCGACCTGGGCGTGCTGCAACAAAACGATGTTCTACTGGTGATTTCAAACTCGGGAAAAACACGCGAAATTATTGAGCTGATTGAGCTGGCAGAAAATTTATATGCAGGACTTCCGCTGATCGTGATTTCAAGTAACCCGGAAGGCGTACTGGCAAAAACTGCCGATGCTTTTATTTACACCGGCAACCCGCAGGAAGTTTGTCCGTTGGGGCTTTCGCCAACAACATCTACCACAGTAATGACCGTAATTGGTGATGCGTTAGTAGTTTCGCTGATGAATAAAATTGGCTTTACCAACGACGATTATGCCAAACGCCACCACGGCGGATATTTGGGAAGCAAATCGCGTTTACAAGCCGAAAGTGAAAAGAAGGATTGA
- a CDS encoding isochorismatase family protein, with protein sequence MRITKENTVGLVIDIQERLIAAMNDKETLLKNCETLTQGLKELEVPMLVSQQYTKGLGETVTEIQAAFDEFSYYEKKDFSCYDVPEITERLKDLEVKNIIICGIESHVCVLQTAVDLKAAGLNPIVIMDCVSSRTAANVELAKERFRFEGIMMSSYESILFELTGSAGDPSFRAISKLVK encoded by the coding sequence ATGAGAATTACAAAAGAAAATACTGTTGGATTAGTTATCGACATTCAGGAGCGGCTGATTGCTGCTATGAACGATAAGGAAACACTGCTAAAAAATTGTGAAACACTAACGCAGGGCTTAAAAGAATTGGAAGTGCCCATGTTGGTATCGCAACAATACACAAAAGGACTGGGCGAAACAGTGACAGAAATACAGGCTGCTTTTGATGAATTCAGCTACTATGAGAAGAAAGACTTTAGCTGTTATGATGTGCCAGAAATAACTGAGAGATTAAAAGACTTAGAGGTTAAAAACATTATCATTTGTGGAATTGAGTCGCACGTTTGCGTACTACAAACTGCGGTTGATTTGAAAGCCGCCGGATTAAACCCAATCGTTATTATGGATTGTGTTTCATCGCGTACAGCTGCTAATGTTGAGTTGGCAAAAGAGCGTTTCCGTTTCGAAGGAATTATGATGAGCTCATACGAATCGATCCTCTTTGAATTAACAGGTTCTGCCGGAGATCCTTCATTCCGTGCCATTTCAAAACTTGTAAAATAA